In Williamwhitmania sp., a genomic segment contains:
- a CDS encoding BamA/TamA family outer membrane protein has translation MQKTSKLLMLIALLAISWNTEAQVADSTVGRIKTGWTFGALPVIAYDSDLGLEYGGLVNFYYYGDGTTYPVYRQSIYAEVSRYTKGSGINRLFYDSKYLIPGVRVTADMSYLTDKAADFYGFNGYEAAYNQAWTNDAAGNLDYKTRVFYKYDRKIERFSSDFQGKLSGKRWLWAAGISLYNFKTGPVNVDELNKGKSEANKLPNVPGLYDKYVDWGIIGPNEKNGGFNSYIRLGTVFDSRDNEANPSTGMWSEAILSIAQPLLGNDHYEHLNISLVHRQYIPIIKGKLTFAYRLAAQLKLAGSIPFYLKPNLATLYLRRATSEGLGGSQTLRGILRNRVVGDGVAYGNFELRWKFLNTVVWKQNLYLALSAFTDMGRVVQKVKFDKDKAIAIAQAEDPTFKPGDYFPDVSERLHASYGGGLHIALNENFILAIDYGKAVSKKDGDQGLYIALNFLF, from the coding sequence ATGCAAAAAACATCTAAATTACTTATGCTCATTGCCCTACTGGCAATTTCATGGAATACTGAAGCACAGGTGGCCGACTCTACCGTTGGACGCATAAAAACTGGATGGACCTTTGGTGCGCTACCAGTAATTGCTTACGATTCCGACCTTGGGCTGGAATACGGAGGTTTGGTAAACTTCTATTATTATGGCGATGGCACCACCTACCCCGTATACAGGCAAAGCATTTATGCCGAAGTTTCACGCTACACCAAGGGTAGCGGTATCAATCGACTTTTTTACGATTCAAAATATTTAATACCAGGGGTTCGGGTCACCGCCGACATGAGCTACCTCACCGATAAAGCTGCGGATTTTTATGGTTTTAATGGATACGAGGCTGCTTACAATCAGGCTTGGACCAATGATGCAGCGGGGAATCTTGATTACAAAACACGAGTATTCTACAAGTATGATCGCAAAATTGAACGCTTCTCCTCTGATTTTCAAGGAAAGTTAAGCGGCAAGAGGTGGCTTTGGGCTGCAGGCATTTCACTCTACAATTTCAAAACCGGACCAGTTAATGTCGACGAGTTGAACAAAGGCAAGAGCGAAGCAAATAAGCTACCCAATGTTCCCGGACTTTATGACAAATATGTGGATTGGGGCATCATAGGCCCCAACGAGAAGAATGGTGGATTCAACTCCTACATCAGGTTGGGTACCGTATTCGATTCGCGTGACAACGAGGCCAACCCAAGCACCGGAATGTGGAGCGAAGCAATTCTGAGCATTGCCCAACCCCTACTTGGGAATGACCACTACGAACACCTCAACATCTCGCTAGTTCATCGACAATACATCCCAATTATCAAAGGAAAGTTAACCTTCGCCTACCGATTGGCGGCGCAGCTGAAGCTGGCTGGCAGCATTCCATTTTACCTAAAACCCAACCTTGCCACGCTTTACCTAAGGAGGGCAACATCTGAGGGGCTTGGAGGTTCACAAACCCTGCGCGGCATTCTTCGCAACCGGGTGGTTGGCGATGGCGTGGCCTATGGGAATTTCGAGTTGCGGTGGAAGTTTCTAAATACCGTAGTATGGAAACAGAACCTTTACTTAGCACTTTCAGCCTTTACCGATATGGGTAGAGTGGTTCAAAAGGTTAAGTTTGATAAGGATAAAGCCATTGCCATTGCACAGGCAGAAGACCCAACCTTCAAGCCCGGGGACTACTTCCCTGATGTTAGCGAACGCCTACATGCATCATATGGAGGTGGGCTTCACATAGCCCTCAACGAAAACTTCATTTTGGCCATC
- a CDS encoding BamA/TamA family outer membrane protein — protein MPKYVSCQRSKLRPRVKPFRQPLLYILWTIAAATLSQPTKAQQADSTYNRVKTGWTLGALPIIAYDSDLGVEYGGLVNFYYYGDGKTYPNYHHSLYAEVSHYTKGNDIKRLFFDSPNLLPGIRLTSDMSYSVNRATDFFGFNGDEAIYKRNWTTNATGNPDYKTSAFYEYCRKISYFSTDIQGDIVGRVFRWAAGISLFNFTTGPVNLHHLNENSNGSSHQPPIPTLYDRYVEWGIIKGDEKHGGFNTYARIGAIYDTRDNEANPQHGICSKFILNIALPEFGNEQYEHVNLSITHEQYFTLIRNMLTFAYRLALQTKLMGHIPFYLKPNLATLYLRKPSFEGLGGAQTLRGILRNRIVGDGVAYGNFELRWKAIRTIIWRQNVYIALSAFTDMGQVIQKVVFDRENAIRIATQQDPTFKASNFFADTNDHLHVSYGCGLHIALNENFIFGMDYGRATSPQDGLQGIYSTMSFLF, from the coding sequence ATGCCTAAATACGTTTCATGTCAAAGAAGTAAACTTAGGCCAAGAGTTAAACCATTTAGGCAACCGCTACTTTACATTCTATGGACTATTGCTGCAGCAACTCTTTCACAACCGACTAAAGCTCAGCAAGCAGATTCAACTTACAACCGGGTAAAAACTGGATGGACATTAGGTGCCCTTCCTATAATTGCCTACGATTCCGACCTTGGAGTTGAATATGGTGGGCTAGTCAACTTCTATTACTACGGTGATGGCAAAACCTATCCAAACTACCACCATAGTCTTTATGCGGAAGTCTCACACTACACTAAGGGTAACGATATAAAGCGACTTTTTTTCGACTCGCCTAACCTTTTGCCAGGTATAAGACTTACCTCCGACATGAGTTACAGTGTAAACAGAGCCACCGATTTTTTTGGATTCAATGGTGATGAGGCAATATACAAGCGTAATTGGACGACCAATGCTACCGGAAATCCTGACTATAAAACAAGTGCATTTTATGAATATTGCCGGAAAATCTCATATTTCTCCACAGACATTCAAGGCGACATAGTTGGACGAGTTTTCCGATGGGCAGCGGGGATATCCCTTTTCAACTTCACTACCGGCCCTGTTAATCTGCATCATTTAAACGAGAACAGTAATGGTTCTAGCCATCAGCCCCCCATACCAACTCTTTATGATCGATATGTTGAATGGGGAATTATTAAAGGCGATGAAAAACATGGTGGGTTCAATACCTATGCGAGAATTGGGGCCATTTACGATACCCGCGACAACGAGGCAAACCCTCAGCATGGCATTTGCAGTAAATTTATTTTAAACATAGCGCTTCCAGAATTCGGCAATGAACAGTATGAGCACGTCAACTTATCGATTACCCATGAGCAGTACTTTACTCTCATAAGGAACATGTTAACCTTTGCCTACCGCCTAGCCCTCCAAACCAAGTTGATGGGACACATCCCCTTTTACCTAAAACCTAACCTTGCCACACTATACTTGCGCAAACCATCCTTTGAAGGTTTGGGTGGCGCTCAAACACTTAGAGGAATTCTACGAAACCGCATCGTTGGGGATGGCGTTGCCTATGGAAACTTCGAACTTCGCTGGAAAGCAATAAGAACCATTATCTGGCGTCAAAACGTCTACATTGCTCTATCAGCATTCACCGATATGGGTCAGGTTATTCAAAAGGTAGTTTTCGATAGAGAAAATGCCATTCGAATTGCAACTCAGCAAGATCCAACCTTTAAGGCAAGTAACTTTTTTGCAGATACCAATGATCATCTCCATGTTTCATACGGTTGCGGATTACATATTGCCCTAAACGAAAATTTTATTTTTGGCATGGACTATGGACGAGCCACCTCACCGCAGGACGGGCTACAAGGAATATACAGCACCATGAGCTTCTTATTCTAG
- the hutI gene encoding imidazolonepropionase has translation MRLLIFNIKKLVQVEEQPRMLVAGKDMAILPSIDNAFLLLNGEHIEDFGPMAKLDKLRSEGLQIEKGIDATGRLVLPSFCDSHTHLVYAGSREIEYVDKIRGLSYEEIAKRGGGILNSAALLHNTGEEELYMDAMERISEIISLGTGAVEIKSGYGLSVEDEVKMLRVIQRIRETSPILVKSTFLGAHAVPAEYKGRQTEYVDLIINEMLPLIASEELADFVDVFCDQGFFTVEETERILMAAMKHGLRGKIHANELANSGGIQVGVKYGALSVDHLEFTGDKEIAALLGSETMPTLLPGAAFFLGMKYPPARKMIDAGLPVALASDYNPGSSPSGDMKFVMSLGCIKMRMTPEEVVNATTLNSAYAMDLSDVVGSIARGKIANFFITKPIPTLEFLPYAYTSRLVDKVFLRGKQIEKQ, from the coding sequence ATGAGGTTGTTGATTTTTAACATTAAGAAATTGGTGCAAGTTGAGGAGCAGCCTCGTATGCTTGTTGCCGGAAAGGATATGGCCATTTTGCCATCCATCGATAATGCCTTTTTGCTACTCAATGGTGAGCATATTGAAGACTTTGGGCCAATGGCCAAGCTGGATAAGCTAAGGAGCGAAGGTTTACAAATTGAAAAGGGTATCGACGCTACCGGCAGATTGGTGTTGCCTTCCTTTTGTGATTCTCATACGCACTTGGTGTATGCAGGAAGCCGCGAGATTGAGTATGTTGATAAAATACGTGGATTATCCTATGAGGAGATTGCTAAGCGGGGAGGGGGCATTCTGAATTCGGCAGCTCTGTTGCACAATACGGGAGAGGAGGAACTTTACATGGACGCCATGGAGCGCATTAGTGAAATTATCAGTTTGGGCACAGGTGCGGTGGAGATAAAGAGTGGCTATGGCCTTTCGGTAGAGGACGAGGTGAAGATGTTGAGGGTCATCCAGCGAATAAGAGAGACTTCTCCCATATTGGTAAAATCCACTTTTCTTGGTGCGCATGCAGTGCCGGCGGAGTATAAAGGACGGCAAACAGAATATGTCGATCTTATTATCAACGAGATGCTACCTCTTATTGCATCCGAAGAGTTGGCCGACTTTGTGGATGTGTTCTGTGATCAAGGTTTTTTTACCGTTGAAGAAACAGAACGCATTCTAATGGCTGCTATGAAGCATGGACTTCGAGGGAAAATTCATGCCAACGAGCTCGCCAATTCTGGCGGTATTCAGGTTGGTGTAAAGTATGGAGCTCTCTCGGTCGATCACCTTGAGTTTACTGGTGACAAGGAGATTGCCGCTCTGCTCGGCTCGGAAACCATGCCAACATTACTTCCCGGTGCAGCCTTCTTCTTGGGCATGAAATACCCTCCTGCCCGTAAAATGATTGACGCTGGATTGCCAGTTGCCTTGGCCTCCGATTATAATCCGGGATCGTCACCATCTGGAGACATGAAGTTTGTGATGTCGCTGGGGTGCATCAAAATGCGAATGACACCCGAGGAGGTTGTAAATGCAACTACGCTCAACTCAGCATACGCTATGGACCTTAGCGATGTTGTGGGAAGTATTGCACGAGGAAAAATTGCCAATTTCTTTATTACTAAGCCTATTCCTACGTTAGAATTTTTGCCATACGCCTACACTTCAAGGCTTGTGGATAAGGTTTTCCTTCGGGGCAAACAGATAGAAAAACAGTAA